From one Tachysurus vachellii isolate PV-2020 chromosome 23, HZAU_Pvac_v1, whole genome shotgun sequence genomic stretch:
- the f2 gene encoding prothrombin, translated as MGAVPAPLLLTLLLSQVFQLTLCYDVFIEEKRASQLIRTKRANTGFEELKRGNLERECVEEICDHEEAREVFEANDKTATFWSTYLACSGTTVQRNVDSIRGIRICIDQKGLCYVNTGEHYRGNVNVTLSGKPCQYWKSNFPHRITEFNTTELNLPENFCRNPDNRVSGPWCFTSDPTVRTEKCAVAKCGEKIPPTDRPVQEKELKERYRQDNCLQGNGESYTGTLSVTLHGHICLDWNLPKVKALNVGKGFKPEVILLKNYCRNPDGDMEGPWCYVKQAENITIGYCDLVLCDAPVEGDVDEGVIQQRTVGAKRDNFFDARFFGQGELECGERPMFEKLNKEDTTEIELIKSYEKRIVNGETAEIGSAPWQVMLYKRNPQELLCGASLISDVWILTAAHCILYPPWGKNFTIDDLLVRLGKYERAKYERGTEKIVAIDEIIIHPKYNWKENLNRDIALLHMKKPVSFTNHIFPICLPTKQIVNSLISVGYKGRVTGWGNLKEAWTSNPQNLPAKLQQIHLPIVDQETCRKSTSIRITDNMFCAGYKPEDNKRGDSCEGDSGGPFVMKNPDDKRWYQIGIVSWGEGCDRDGKYGFYTHLFRMRPWMRKVIEKSDGSDD; from the exons ATGGGAGCAGTACCAGCACCTCTGCTTCTCACACTTCTTCTCAGTCAAGTTTTTCAGCTTACGCTCTGCTACGATG TTTTTATCGAAGAGAAGAGAGCGTCTCAGTTAATCCGTACAAAGAGAGCAAACACAGGTTTTGAAGAGCTAAAGCGAGGGAATCTGGAAAGGGAATGCGTGGAGGAGATCTGTGACCATGAGGAGGCTCGAGAGGTGTTTGAAGCCAATGATAAAACG GCTACATTTTGGAGCACGTACTTGG CTTGTTCTGGCACCACGGTACAACGGAACGTGGACAGCATCCGAGGAATTCGGATTTGTATAGATCAGAAAG GTCTCTGCTACGTTAATACTGGTGAACACTACAGAGGTAATGTCAATGTCACTCTCTCAGGAAAGCCATGCCAATACTGGAAAAGCAACTTCCCTCACAGAATCAC TGAGTTCAATACAACAGAGCTGAACCTGCCAGAGAATTTCTGCAGGAATCCCGATAACAGAGTCAGTGGACCATGGTGCTTCACCAGTGACCCCACTGTCAGGACAGAGAAATGTGCAGTAGCAAAATGTG GTGAGAAGATCCCACCGACTGACCGCCCTGTCCAAGAAAAGGAGCTGAAGGAACGCTACCGTCAAGACAACTGTTTACAGGGCAATGGGGAGAGCTACACTGGAACGCTGTCAGTGACTCTGCATGGCCACATCTGCCTAGACTGGAACCTTCCCAAAGTAAAAGCTCTGAATGTGGGGAAGGGTTTCAAGCCAGAGGTCATTCTGTTGAAAAACTACTGCAGGAACCCGGATGGAGACATGGAGGGACCGTGGTGCTATGTGAAGCAGGCGGAAAACATCACCATAGGCTACTGTGATTTGGTACTCTGTG ATGCTCCTGTAGAAGGGGATGTAGACGAAGGAGTTATTCAACAAAGAACAGTTGGAGCCAAAAGAGACAATTTCTTTGACGCTCGCTTCTTTGGTCAAGGAGAATTGG AATGTGGTGAGCGACCCATGTTCGAGAAGCTAAACAAAGAAGATACGACGGAAATCGAGCTCATCAAATCCTATGAAAAGCGGATTGTAAACGGGGAGACTGCTGAAATAGGAAGTGCACCATG GCAAGTGATGCTGTACAAGCGTAATCCTCAGGAGCTGCTATGTGGAGCCAGTTTGATCAGCGATGTCTGGATCCTCACCGCTGCCCACTGCATCCTTTACCCACCATGGGGCAAAAACTTCACAATTGATGACCTTCTTGTGCGACTTGGGAAATATGAGCGGGCCAA GTATGAGAGAGGTACAGAGAAGATCGTCGCGATCGATGAGATCATCATCCATCCTAAGTATAACTGGAAAGAGAATCTGAACAGAGACATTGCTCTCCTGCACATGAAGAAACCTGTCTCCTTCACCAATCACATCTTCCCCATCTGCCTTCCCACCAAACAGATCGTAAACAG TTTGATTTCAGTCGGTTACAAGGGTCGTGTGACAGGCTGGGGGAACCTGAAAGAGGCTTGGACATCCAACCCTCAAAACCTTCCAGCCAAGCTGCAGCAGATCCATTTGCCCATCGTGGACCAAGAAACCTGCCGCAAATCCACCAGCATCCGCATTACAGACAACATGTTCTGCGCAG GTTATAAACCTGAAGATAATAAAAGAGGCGATTCCTGTGAGGGAGACAGTGGTGGACCTTTTGTGATGAAG AATCCTGATGATAAGCGCTGGTACCAGATTGGGATCGTTTCATGGGGTGAAGGCTGTGACCGTGATGGGAAATACGGATTTTACACTCATTTGTTCCGTATGCGCCCCTGGATGAGGAAGGTCATCGAGAAATCAGATGGTTCTGATGACTGA
- the znf408 gene encoding zinc finger protein 408 — protein sequence MATSTPREGLLECVNECVRSLLGLIPRGLTLGPSLAEDGQMGLWCVGWTLQSGTLLGLEDLDKVAGKEETAEVSRCLERAKGQISDRTYWMRFACSAPNEDQRNVIVHEVDGRLCFKTCKDISQGTELLVWPEVPKILNEPVKNYVVNTTGEFCNQEAPQRAREDESLKPAHITQDSEGEAKLKRCNADWNVLECRDGHEKEVMDTCGTEKNIAAAPALELAEPPEQLQVAVRASCRLAKKPRIVHSLSRRLTKQSQRQQSKIATLVTENSQLKQTTTENEQESQEMSVYKENTNSDDLPKEGSVQRGKEGSEDIENPRERKYKCDECEKSFFQLCHLKKHKITHTELKPYACTECGKHYRSKESYLAHVLLHRGQRPYKCEHCDKSYGLKRDLKEHQVLHTGEKPFVCDVCGKSFARRPSLHAHKVVHEAKWVPRVKCPECSKELANRNSLRAHMRLHTGERPYACPHCAKRFRQRYNLQGHLRLHTGEKPYGCPHCELHFSQVPELKRHLICHTGEAYLCPVCGKALRDPQTLRAHERLHADDRPFKCQDCGKGYTMATKLRRHMKSHLEEKPYKCEVCGSRYTLMQSLQRHLRVHAGWSETGHTAPTRGRPRRSHHKESDQWEGDGGKQKKEQTLFFVHNLQDPRMTPHSVTENEGGLEQMELSQDIIEIVVSTDSTKCILVQTQDKNAECIVLQQPDANAKCIPAENQEENTKYIVEEQVENSNVVVIQGHDELNSVAETIEIEMGVDD from the exons A TGGCTACATCTACTCCTCGTGAAGGCCTGCTGGAGTGTGTGAACGAATGCGTTCGTAGCCTGCTGGGGTTAATACCCCGTGGACTGACTTTAGGACCCTCTCTAGCTGAAGATGGGCAAATGGGGTTGTGGTGTGTTGGGTGGACTTTACAGAGTGGAACACTTCTGGGGCTGGAAGATCTAGACAAAGTGGCAGGAAAAGAAGAG ACAGCTGAAGTGAGCAGATGCCTAGAAAGAGCTAAAGGACAAATTTCAGACAGAACCTACTGGATGAG GTTTGCTTGTAGTGCTCCAAATGAAGATCAGAGGAATGTCATTGTACATGAGGTGGATGGAAGATTGTGTTTCAAGACCTGTAAGGACATCAGTCAGGGAACAGAACTCCTGGTCTGGCCAGAAGTTCCAAAAATTCTGAATGAACCTGTGAAGAATTATGTAGTAAACACAACTGGAGAATTCTGCAATCAGGAAGCACCACAAAGGGCAAGAGAAGATGAGTCGCTTAAACCTGCTCATATTACACAGGACTCTGAGGGGGAAG CGAAACTGAAGCGATGCAATGCAGATTGGAATGTACTGGAATGCAGAGACGGACATGAGAAAGAAGTGATGGATACGTGTGGTACTGAGAAGAATATTGCTGCAGCCCCAGCACTGGAGCTAGCAGAGCCACCTGAGCAGCTTCAAGTGGCCGTGAGGGCCAGCTGTCGACTGGCAAAGAAACCCCGCATAGTTCACTCATTAAGCAGGCGTTTAACCAAGCAATCGCAAAGGCAACAAAGTAAGATTGCCACACTTGTTACTGAAAACTCTCAGCTCAAACAGACTACAACTGAAAATGAACAAGAAAGCCAAGAGATGTCTGTGTATAAAGAGAATACTAACTCAGATGATTTGCCCAAGGAAGGGTCTGTGCAAAGAGGAAAGGAGGGTTCTGAAGACATTGAGAATCCACGTGAACGCAAATAcaagtgtgatgagtgtgaaaAAAGTTTCTTCCAGCTTTGCCACTTAAAGAAgcacaagatcacacacactgagttgAAGCCATATGCGTGTACAGAGTGTGGAAAACACTACAGGTCAAAGGAGAGTTATCTTGCCCACGTACTTTTGCACAGAGGGCAGCGACCTTACAAGTGTGAGCATTGTGACAAGAGCTATGGTCTGAAACGTGACCTCAAGGAGCACCAGGTGCTACACACAGGTGAGAAGCCAtttgtgtgtgacgtgtgtggcAAGAGTTTTGCACGTCGCCCTTCTCTGCATGCCCACAAGGTAGTCCATGAGGCCAAATGGGTCCCAAGGGTCAAATGCCCAGAGTGCAGCAAAGAACTTGCCAACCGGAACTCGCTCAGGGCCCACATGCGTTTGCACACAGGTGAGCGACCTTATGCATGCCCGCACTGTGCCAAGCGTTTCCGCCAGCGTTACAACCTGCAAGGGCACCTGCGCCTCCACACAGGCGAAAAACCCTATGGGTGTCCACACTGTGAGCTCCATTTCTCACAGGTCCCCGAGCTAAAGCGGCACCTGATTTGCCACACAGGTGAGGCATACCTCTGCCCTGTATGTGGCAAGGCACTGCGGGACCCACAAACGCTGCGGGCTCATGAGCGTTTGCATGCAGATGACAGACCTTTCAAGTGCCAGGATTGTGGGAAAGGGTATACAATGGCAACCAAGCTTCGTAGGCACATGAAGTCACACCTGGAAGAAAAGCCATACAAGTGTGAGGTATGCGGAAGCAGATACACGTTGATGCAAAGTCTACAGCGCCACCTGAGAGTACACGCAGGTTGGTCAGAGACCGGACACACAGCACCAACTAGGGGGCGACCTAGGAGATCACACCATAAAGAGAGTGACCAATGGGAGGGTGATGGAGGAAAGCAGAAAAAGGAGcaaactttgttttttgttcacaATCTACAGGATCCCAGGATGACGCCTCACTCTGTTACAGAAAACGAAGGAGGTTTGGAACAGATGGAGCTTAGTCAGGACATTATAGAAATCGTTGTGTCCACTGACAGCACTAAGTGCATTCTGGTTCAAACACAGGACAAAAATGCTGAATGTATAGTTTTACAGCAGCCGGATGCTAATGCTAAGTGTATACCAGCAGAGAACCAGGAGGAGAACACTAAATATATAGTGGAAGAGCAGGTCGAGAACAGTAACGTGGTTGTAATACAAGGTCACGATGAACTCAACTCAGTGGCAGAGACCATTGAAATAGAGATGGGTGTTGATGACTGA